Proteins encoded within one genomic window of Chitinophaga parva:
- the nagB gene encoding glucosamine-6-phosphate deaminase has product MTIHHQEIELIDSFEQIAVEIHPTAKAGAKAVAAEIAALIREKQAANQRCVLGLATGSTPKSLYAELVRLHKEEGLSFKNVITFNLDEYYPMEPDALQSYHRFMKEQLFNHIDIPAGQYFIPDGTQPKDKMKAYCEQYDKQIEAAGGIDLQVLGIGNNGHIGFNEPGSSIASHTRLVTLDNSTRLANGYDFSNMSQMPRLAISMGIGTIMKSKKIILLAWGSHKARIVARSVEGASSESVPASLLQQHPNTKFVVDEQAAEELTRNKEPWLTGDCEWTPKLIRKAVTSLALKLNKPILMLTDKDYNENGLNDLIVQYGSAYELNIMELNSIRDTITGWPGGKPHTHLPNHPERPEPASKRVLIFSPHPDDDIISMGGTFIRLHEQGHDVHVGYQTSGNIAVTDEFVLRFVDFAVGFDTMFDVDRSKSAQILADAKAFISTKKPSQKDTPDIRAIKGLIRRCEAKATCRYVGIPEENVHFMNLPFYETGLVEKKPLGDEDIQLTVDLIRKIKPHQIYCAGDLADPHGTHKVCLDAVFAALQILKHEAWMKDCWVWLYKGAWQEWDIHEIEMAVPMSPDQVMQKRLGIFIHQSQKDVVPFQGSDLREFWQRAEDRNANTADLYDRLGLQKYAAMEAFVRHHF; this is encoded by the coding sequence ATGACTATTCACCACCAGGAAATTGAACTGATCGACAGTTTCGAGCAGATCGCCGTGGAAATACACCCTACTGCAAAAGCGGGTGCCAAGGCCGTAGCCGCCGAAATTGCAGCGCTCATCCGGGAAAAACAAGCCGCTAACCAACGATGCGTATTGGGGTTGGCTACCGGCTCTACCCCTAAATCACTGTACGCAGAGTTGGTACGCCTCCACAAAGAAGAAGGCCTCAGCTTCAAAAACGTGATCACCTTTAACCTGGATGAATATTATCCCATGGAGCCGGACGCCCTGCAGAGCTATCACCGCTTCATGAAGGAACAACTCTTCAACCACATCGACATCCCCGCAGGCCAGTACTTCATCCCGGATGGCACTCAGCCTAAAGACAAAATGAAGGCTTATTGCGAGCAATACGACAAACAGATCGAAGCAGCAGGCGGCATTGACCTGCAGGTGCTGGGCATTGGCAACAATGGCCACATCGGCTTCAACGAGCCGGGTTCTTCCATCGCTTCCCACACCCGCCTGGTGACCCTGGATAACTCCACCCGCCTGGCAAATGGGTACGACTTCTCCAATATGAGCCAGATGCCACGCCTTGCTATCAGCATGGGCATTGGCACTATCATGAAGTCCAAGAAGATCATCCTGCTGGCCTGGGGCTCCCACAAAGCCCGCATCGTGGCCCGCAGCGTGGAAGGTGCCAGCTCCGAATCCGTACCGGCCTCTCTCCTGCAGCAACATCCCAACACCAAGTTTGTGGTAGACGAGCAAGCCGCCGAAGAACTGACCCGCAACAAAGAGCCCTGGCTCACCGGCGACTGTGAATGGACCCCCAAGCTGATCCGCAAAGCCGTAACCAGCCTGGCGTTAAAGCTGAACAAGCCCATTCTCATGCTCACGGATAAAGACTACAATGAGAACGGCCTGAATGACCTGATCGTACAATACGGCTCCGCCTATGAGCTCAATATCATGGAGCTGAACAGCATCCGCGATACCATCACCGGGTGGCCCGGCGGCAAGCCCCACACCCACCTGCCTAACCACCCGGAACGCCCGGAACCGGCCAGCAAGCGGGTACTCATCTTCTCCCCCCACCCGGATGACGACATCATTTCCATGGGTGGCACCTTCATCCGCCTGCACGAACAGGGCCACGATGTGCACGTAGGTTACCAGACCTCCGGCAACATTGCGGTAACGGATGAATTTGTGCTCCGCTTCGTAGACTTTGCCGTAGGTTTTGATACCATGTTTGATGTGGACCGCAGCAAGAGCGCCCAGATCCTGGCAGACGCCAAAGCCTTTATCAGCACCAAAAAGCCCAGCCAGAAAGACACACCCGATATCCGCGCCATCAAAGGCCTGATACGCCGCTGCGAGGCTAAGGCCACCTGCCGCTACGTAGGCATCCCCGAAGAGAATGTACATTTCATGAACCTGCCCTTCTATGAAACCGGCCTGGTGGAAAAGAAGCCCCTGGGCGATGAAGACATCCAGTTAACAGTAGACCTCATACGTAAAATAAAACCGCACCAGATCTACTGCGCCGGCGACCTGGCCGACCCGCATGGCACCCACAAGGTGTGCCTGGATGCAGTGTTTGCCGCCCTCCAGATCCTCAAGCACGAAGCATGGATGAAGGATTGCTGGGTATGGCTGTACAAAGGCGCCTGGCAGGAATGGGACATCCATGAAATTGAAATGGCCGTGCCCATGAGCCCTGACCAGGTAATGCAGAAACGCCTGGGCATCTTCATCCACCAGAGCCAGAAAGACGTGGTACCCTTCCAGGGCTCCGACCTGCGTGAATTCTGGCAGCGTGCAGAAGACCGTAACGCTAACACGGCCGACCTGTACGACCGCCTGGGCCTCCAGAAATATGCCGCCATGGAGGCTTTTGTACGGCACCATTTTTAA
- a CDS encoding ROK family protein encodes MSQQLAVGIDIGGTNTVFGIVDRRGNILYDGRMSTKAHGDITSFLNELKERLDVLIEKVGGKDNIRGIGVGAPNGNYYTGTIDYAPNLRWKGIIPLANLLQDYFDLPAVLTNDANAAAIGEMTYGAARGMKDFITITLGTGVGSGIVANGQLIYGHDGFAGELGHCIVIPGGRVHAGTGMRGSLEAYASATGVALTALEFLDQRPDQESIIRQTPRDQVDSKVVFEAARQGDPLAMEVYEYTGMVLGAALANFVMFSSPEAIILFGGLTKAGDMIMKPVRHHMEINLLPIFQNKVKLVFSELKESDAAILGASALAWEMKTDQKAEAHLE; translated from the coding sequence ATGAGTCAGCAGTTAGCGGTGGGCATTGATATTGGTGGCACCAACACCGTGTTCGGCATTGTAGACCGTCGTGGCAATATCTTGTACGATGGCCGCATGTCTACCAAAGCACATGGTGACATTACTTCCTTTTTAAATGAACTGAAAGAACGCCTCGATGTACTCATCGAAAAAGTAGGTGGTAAAGATAACATCCGTGGTATCGGGGTGGGTGCGCCAAATGGCAACTACTACACCGGCACCATTGATTACGCTCCTAACCTCCGCTGGAAAGGCATTATTCCGCTGGCCAACCTGCTGCAGGACTACTTTGACCTGCCCGCAGTGCTGACCAACGATGCCAACGCAGCTGCCATTGGTGAAATGACCTATGGCGCGGCCCGCGGCATGAAAGATTTCATCACCATTACCCTGGGTACCGGCGTAGGCAGCGGCATTGTGGCCAATGGCCAGCTGATCTACGGCCACGACGGTTTTGCGGGTGAACTGGGCCACTGCATCGTGATCCCCGGTGGTCGCGTGCACGCCGGCACCGGCATGCGCGGCTCCCTGGAAGCATATGCATCCGCCACCGGCGTAGCCCTCACCGCCCTGGAATTCCTGGACCAGCGCCCGGACCAGGAAAGCATCATCCGCCAGACGCCCCGCGACCAGGTAGATTCCAAAGTGGTATTTGAAGCCGCCAGGCAAGGCGATCCCCTGGCAATGGAAGTGTACGAGTACACCGGCATGGTACTGGGCGCCGCCCTGGCTAACTTTGTGATGTTCTCCTCCCCCGAAGCCATCATCCTCTTTGGTGGCCTCACCAAGGCTGGCGACATGATCATGAAGCCCGTGCGTCACCACATGGAGATCAACCTGCTCCCTATTTTCCAGAACAAGGTGAAACTCGTTTTCTCCGAGCTTAAGGAAAGCGATGCCGCCATCCTCGGCGCCAGCGCGCTGGCCTGGGAAATGAAAACAGACCAGAAAGCAGAAGCACACCTCGAGTAG
- a CDS encoding HXXEE domain-containing protein yields MTLLHRLLYLFKQFELKIGLTNEGVPRSPVTGTARQLVQERCWTGALTLAFVAHNAEEALTETHLQGTLLQAYSNNALTPSEQVMASMLLSCMALLWLGVALRARQLTYVSGINTALAGILLFNALVPHLLLFGILHHYTPGVITVLLFSIPLGIYQLVRQRRLGILTLPLFIKCLWAGLLMGLVSITLALGLSKLLV; encoded by the coding sequence ATGACCCTCCTGCACCGGTTATTATACCTTTTTAAACAATTTGAACTGAAAATAGGGCTTACCAATGAAGGCGTGCCCCGCAGCCCCGTGACCGGCACTGCCCGGCAGCTGGTGCAGGAGCGCTGCTGGACCGGCGCCCTCACCCTGGCCTTTGTGGCCCACAATGCAGAAGAGGCCCTCACGGAAACCCACCTGCAGGGCACCCTCCTCCAGGCCTACAGCAACAACGCCCTTACCCCATCGGAACAAGTGATGGCCAGCATGCTGCTGTCGTGCATGGCCTTATTGTGGCTGGGCGTGGCCCTCCGTGCCCGCCAGCTCACCTATGTGAGCGGCATCAACACCGCGCTGGCAGGCATCCTGCTGTTCAATGCGCTGGTGCCCCACCTCCTGTTGTTCGGCATCCTGCACCACTACACGCCCGGCGTTATTACCGTACTGTTATTTAGCATACCCCTGGGCATTTACCAGCTGGTGCGCCAGCGCCGCCTGGGCATCCTTACACTGCCCCTGTTCATCAAATGCCTTTGGGCAGGCCTGCTAATGGGGCTGGTGAGCATCACCCTGGCGCTCGGGCTCAGCAAGCTGCTGGTATAG
- a CDS encoding copper homeostasis protein CutC has translation MNITLEICANSLASAIAAQQGGAQRVELCDNLLEGGTTPSYATIALAREQLHIDLYPIIRPRGGDFLYDAQEFELMKKDIILCKQLGCNGVVIGLLTADGRIDKERTSALVDLAWPMGVTFHRAFDMTADPVQALEDIIETGCERVLTSGQRNTAEEGAALLAQLVQQADGRIAIMVGAGVRAHNIAALVKNTGATEFHTTAKAYVESGMTYRNPNVSMGGIPGVPEYGIALTQASEVKKIRELAVQALQERNA, from the coding sequence ATGAACATCACCCTGGAAATATGCGCCAACTCCCTGGCATCGGCCATTGCGGCACAGCAGGGCGGCGCACAGCGCGTGGAATTGTGTGATAACCTGCTGGAGGGCGGCACCACGCCCAGCTATGCCACCATTGCGCTGGCGCGGGAGCAGCTGCACATTGACCTCTATCCCATCATCCGGCCCAGGGGCGGGGATTTCCTGTACGATGCGCAGGAGTTTGAGCTGATGAAAAAAGACATCATCCTCTGTAAACAGCTGGGTTGCAATGGCGTGGTGATAGGCCTGCTCACGGCCGATGGCCGCATAGACAAGGAACGGACCAGTGCCCTCGTGGACCTGGCCTGGCCCATGGGCGTTACCTTCCACCGCGCATTTGATATGACGGCCGATCCCGTGCAGGCATTGGAGGATATCATTGAAACCGGCTGCGAGCGCGTGCTCACCAGCGGCCAGCGTAACACCGCCGAGGAAGGCGCCGCACTCCTGGCCCAATTGGTACAGCAGGCGGATGGCCGCATTGCCATCATGGTAGGCGCCGGCGTACGGGCACATAACATTGCAGCACTGGTGAAGAATACCGGTGCCACAGAGTTCCACACCACGGCCAAGGCTTATGTGGAAAGTGGAATGACCTACCGCAATCCCAACGTGAGCATGGGTGGCATTCCCGGTGTGCCGGAATACGGCATTGCCCTCACCCAGGCCAGTGAAGTGAAAAAGATCCGGGAACTGGCCGTACAGGCCCTGCAGGAGCGCAACGCATAA
- a CDS encoding MFS transporter has product MSQQQKQGTHPSFFVLILVFFFWGFLAASNSIFIPFCKSHFNLTQLQSQLIDFAFYSAYFIGSLILYFLSAARKIDILNKIGYKKGIIYGLLISVFGSILMIPAVNKERIVSIQETAADITSFVTDQQLQSTDRTVKIRKDKHDVYQVVVPFDKDDTKEKTADKYLNDVQLLALVKGGAFTAFQEDKEYRAPFEPANITPIVAELGTVHNQTVTFGYFGLILGALFIVALGFSLQQTAANPFAVLLGNPEQGANRLSLAGGINSFGTTIGPILVSYLLFGAKGGSVDNASINSINTLYILLIVLFLVAAGIFAITKMPEATDADEHFESSPKASRSLTVITGMFVLILLGLVFKMELICFVVGIVGIIGTILYSKSAAQSGEGWGAMKYPQLVLGMLAIFIYVGVEVSIASNMGALLKTPGFLTAQGLKESELAPFISLFWGSLMIGRWTSAISVFNVSASTRKVLSVIVPFIAYGVVLGANVIQGTDVSMLYPYAICIVIQIIGFLAAQDKPAKTLMIFGILGVAFMLVGICTTGYVSTFAFVSGGLFCSVMWPCIYALSISGLGKYTGQASSFLVLMILGGSLIPPVQGGLADIPAIGIHLSYIIPALCFAYIAFFAFRVKSILKSQGIDYESAVSGGH; this is encoded by the coding sequence ATGTCGCAGCAACAAAAGCAAGGCACACATCCCTCCTTTTTTGTTTTAATCTTAGTTTTCTTCTTTTGGGGATTTCTGGCCGCATCCAACAGTATTTTTATTCCGTTCTGTAAATCGCACTTCAACCTCACCCAGCTCCAATCTCAGCTGATCGACTTTGCGTTTTACAGCGCGTACTTTATCGGATCGCTGATCCTGTACTTCCTCTCCGCTGCACGCAAGATCGATATCCTCAACAAGATCGGTTATAAGAAGGGTATTATCTATGGCCTGCTGATCTCTGTTTTCGGGTCTATCTTGATGATCCCGGCTGTAAACAAAGAACGGATCGTTTCCATCCAGGAAACTGCTGCCGACATTACCAGCTTTGTTACTGACCAGCAACTGCAGAGCACTGACCGCACCGTGAAGATCCGCAAGGACAAGCACGATGTGTACCAGGTAGTAGTCCCTTTTGATAAGGATGACACTAAAGAAAAAACTGCGGACAAATATCTCAACGACGTACAATTGCTTGCCCTGGTAAAAGGTGGTGCATTCACCGCTTTCCAGGAAGACAAAGAATACCGCGCTCCGTTTGAACCGGCGAATATCACTCCCATCGTTGCAGAACTGGGCACCGTGCATAACCAGACGGTGACTTTCGGCTACTTTGGCCTCATCCTCGGCGCTCTTTTCATCGTGGCCCTTGGCTTCTCCCTCCAGCAGACCGCTGCCAATCCCTTTGCCGTATTACTCGGTAACCCGGAACAAGGCGCTAACCGTCTGAGCCTGGCCGGCGGTATCAACTCCTTCGGTACCACCATCGGCCCCATCCTGGTAAGCTACCTCCTGTTTGGCGCTAAAGGCGGCAGCGTGGATAATGCCAGCATCAACAGCATCAACACCCTTTACATCCTGCTCATCGTGCTGTTCCTCGTGGCAGCCGGTATTTTTGCCATCACCAAAATGCCAGAAGCCACCGATGCGGACGAGCATTTTGAAAGCTCTCCCAAAGCCAGCCGCAGCCTCACAGTGATCACCGGTATGTTTGTGCTCATCCTGCTGGGCCTCGTGTTCAAGATGGAGCTTATCTGCTTCGTCGTGGGTATCGTTGGTATCATTGGCACCATCCTCTATTCCAAATCTGCAGCGCAATCCGGCGAAGGCTGGGGCGCTATGAAATATCCCCAGCTGGTACTGGGTATGCTTGCCATCTTCATTTACGTGGGGGTGGAAGTATCCATCGCCAGCAATATGGGCGCACTCCTGAAAACACCGGGCTTCCTCACTGCCCAGGGCCTCAAGGAATCTGAACTGGCACCTTTCATCTCCCTGTTCTGGGGTAGCCTGATGATCGGCCGCTGGACCAGCGCCATCAGTGTGTTCAACGTATCGGCCTCCACCCGCAAGGTGCTCTCCGTGATCGTTCCGTTCATCGCTTACGGCGTGGTCCTGGGCGCAAACGTGATCCAGGGTACTGATGTAAGCATGCTGTATCCTTACGCCATCTGCATCGTGATCCAGATCATCGGTTTCCTGGCTGCACAGGACAAACCGGCCAAGACCCTCATGATCTTTGGCATACTTGGTGTAGCTTTTATGCTGGTTGGTATTTGTACTACCGGATATGTTTCTACCTTTGCCTTTGTAAGCGGTGGCCTGTTCTGTTCCGTAATGTGGCCCTGCATCTACGCACTGTCCATCAGTGGTCTGGGCAAGTACACCGGTCAGGCTTCTTCTTTCCTGGTACTGATGATCCTCGGCGGTTCGCTGATCCCACCGGTACAGGGCGGTCTGGCAGATATTCCGGCTATCGGCATCCACCTCTCTTACATTATTCCAGCGTTATGCTTTGCTTACATTGCATTCTTTGCATTCCGCGTAAAATCTATTTTAAAATCTCAGGGTATCGATTATGAGTCAGCAGTTAGCGGTGGGCATTGA
- a CDS encoding beta-N-acetylhexosaminidase codes for MNKNLLQRLCCMLLLCVGTASFAQAPKAAKGQIAIIPQPVQVTAKTGFFLLTKHTVIVATNEADKTTAALFNAWLEPLTGYALPIRESGASNSIILETGHDTTHPEGYTLTVDRTRIKVRGNDASGTFYGIQSLIQMLPVEKATAMEVPAATIVDYPRFSYRGMMLDVGRHMFPVDFIKKYIDLLAMHKMNTFHWHLTDDQGWRIEIKRYPRLQEVASQRKETSVGHYRDNKYDGTPYGGYYTQEQVKDVVKYAADRHVTVIPEIEMPGHAQAALAAYPYLGCTGGPYEVATHWGVLHDVYCAGNDSTFTFLENVLDEVLPLFPSKYVHIGGDECPKDRWQACPKCQARIKAEGLKDEHALQSYFVQRIEKYLNSKGRQIIGWDEILEGGLAPNATVMSWRGIEGGIAAARQHHDVIMTPGKYLYIDHAQSNDKNEPLSIGGYLPVSQVYSYDPVPTDSLKPDEYKYIKGAQANLWTEYVASTDYAEYMAYPRACAAAEVGWTPMNRKDYNNFLERLKVHVKRLDLKDVHYARHVLDSTSVTPLIQH; via the coding sequence ATGAACAAAAACCTTTTGCAACGCCTTTGTTGCATGTTGCTGCTGTGTGTTGGCACGGCCTCTTTTGCCCAGGCACCTAAAGCCGCCAAAGGGCAGATCGCCATTATCCCGCAACCCGTGCAGGTGACCGCAAAGACCGGCTTTTTCCTGCTCACGAAACACACGGTGATCGTTGCCACCAACGAAGCCGACAAAACCACTGCCGCCCTCTTTAACGCATGGCTGGAGCCCCTCACCGGCTACGCCCTGCCCATCCGTGAAAGCGGCGCTTCCAATTCCATCATCCTGGAAACCGGCCATGACACCACTCACCCTGAAGGCTATACGCTCACGGTAGACAGGACCCGCATTAAAGTGCGCGGGAATGATGCCAGCGGCACTTTTTACGGCATACAAAGCCTCATCCAGATGCTGCCCGTGGAGAAAGCCACGGCCATGGAGGTTCCCGCCGCCACCATCGTAGACTATCCCCGCTTTTCCTACCGCGGTATGATGCTGGACGTGGGCCGTCATATGTTCCCGGTAGACTTCATCAAAAAATACATAGACCTGCTGGCCATGCATAAGATGAACACCTTCCACTGGCACCTCACGGACGACCAGGGCTGGCGTATTGAGATCAAGCGCTATCCCCGCCTGCAGGAAGTGGCCAGCCAGCGCAAGGAAACCAGCGTAGGCCATTACCGCGACAACAAATATGATGGCACACCCTACGGCGGCTACTACACGCAGGAGCAGGTAAAAGACGTGGTAAAATATGCGGCAGACCGCCATGTGACCGTGATCCCGGAAATTGAAATGCCCGGCCACGCACAGGCTGCACTGGCGGCCTATCCCTACCTGGGCTGCACCGGTGGCCCGTATGAAGTAGCTACCCACTGGGGCGTACTGCACGATGTGTACTGCGCCGGTAACGACAGCACCTTTACTTTCCTGGAAAATGTACTGGATGAAGTGCTGCCCCTCTTCCCTTCCAAATACGTGCACATTGGTGGCGATGAATGCCCCAAGGACCGCTGGCAGGCCTGCCCCAAATGCCAGGCCCGCATTAAAGCAGAAGGCCTGAAGGACGAACATGCCCTGCAGAGCTACTTTGTACAGCGCATTGAAAAATACCTGAACAGCAAAGGACGCCAGATCATTGGCTGGGATGAGATCCTCGAAGGCGGCCTGGCCCCCAACGCCACGGTGATGAGCTGGAGAGGCATTGAAGGTGGCATTGCCGCAGCCCGCCAGCACCACGATGTGATCATGACGCCCGGCAAATACCTGTACATTGACCACGCCCAGTCTAATGATAAAAACGAGCCCCTGTCTATCGGTGGCTACCTGCCGGTAAGCCAAGTATACAGCTATGATCCCGTGCCCACAGATTCCCTGAAACCGGATGAATACAAATACATCAAAGGTGCACAGGCAAACCTGTGGACAGAGTACGTTGCCAGCACAGACTATGCGGAATACATGGCTTATCCCCGCGCCTGCGCAGCTGCAGAAGTAGGCTGGACGCCCATGAACCGCAAGGACTACAACAACTTCCTGGAACGCCTGAAGGTCCATGTTAAACGCCTGGACCTGAAAGACGTCCACTACGCCAGGCACGTACTGGACTCCACGTCTGTAACGCCGCTGATACAGCACTAG
- a CDS encoding N(4)-(beta-N-acetylglucosaminyl)-L-asparaginase, whose protein sequence is MHNRRNFLKLATTAAAAFSWKSAARAASGAAPTANKPVVISTWDFGLPANKAAWEVLAAKGRALDAVETGVKVPEADPRISTVGYGGFPDRDGRVTLDACIMDELGNCGSVAALEHVTHAISVARLVMEKTPHVMIVGDGAFQFAQAQGFKKENLLTPEAEKAWKEWLKKSEYKPEINIENRSYNGNDATTFNPLRLPGNQYNHDTIGMLALDAQGNLSGACTTSGMAFKMHGRVGDSPIIGAGLYVDNEVGGATSTGVGEEVIRICGSHLVVELMRQGYPPEKACQEAVERIVKKNKQRASQLQVGFLALNKKGEYGAYCLQKGFSYAVCTSADKNVLLDSKFYFKES, encoded by the coding sequence ATGCACAACAGAAGAAATTTTTTAAAGCTGGCCACCACCGCGGCCGCCGCATTTTCCTGGAAAAGCGCCGCCCGCGCGGCTTCCGGCGCTGCACCCACTGCTAACAAACCGGTTGTGATCTCTACCTGGGATTTTGGCCTGCCGGCCAATAAAGCCGCCTGGGAAGTACTGGCCGCAAAAGGCCGCGCCCTCGATGCGGTGGAAACCGGCGTAAAAGTGCCCGAAGCAGATCCCAGGATATCCACCGTAGGCTACGGCGGCTTCCCCGACCGCGACGGCCGCGTAACGCTGGACGCCTGCATCATGGATGAACTGGGCAATTGTGGCTCCGTAGCCGCCCTGGAACACGTAACACACGCCATCTCCGTGGCCCGCCTGGTAATGGAAAAAACCCCGCACGTAATGATCGTGGGCGACGGCGCTTTCCAGTTTGCCCAGGCACAGGGTTTCAAAAAGGAAAACCTGTTGACGCCCGAAGCAGAAAAGGCCTGGAAAGAATGGCTCAAAAAATCTGAATACAAACCGGAGATCAATATCGAGAACAGATCGTACAATGGTAACGATGCCACCACCTTCAATCCCCTGCGCCTGCCCGGCAACCAGTATAACCATGACACCATCGGTATGCTGGCCCTGGATGCCCAGGGCAACCTGTCCGGCGCCTGCACCACCAGCGGCATGGCCTTTAAAATGCACGGCCGCGTGGGTGACTCTCCCATCATCGGGGCGGGCCTGTATGTGGACAATGAAGTAGGTGGCGCCACCTCCACCGGCGTGGGCGAAGAGGTGATCCGCATTTGCGGCAGCCACCTGGTGGTAGAGCTCATGCGCCAGGGCTACCCGCCGGAAAAGGCCTGCCAGGAAGCGGTGGAACGCATTGTGAAAAAGAACAAACAACGCGCTTCCCAGCTGCAGGTGGGCTTCCTCGCCCTCAACAAAAAAGGTGAATACGGCGCCTACTGCCTTCAGAAAGGTTTCAGCTACGCAGTATGCACCAGTGCGGATAAGAACGTGCTCCTCGATAGTAAATTCTATTTCAAAGAAAGCTAA
- the galK gene encoding galactokinase has translation MIQQVSEKFHSLFGKTPLIVSSPGRINLIGEHTDYNNGFVMPAAIDKRIIYGVQLNGTRTCTAHAVYVDETVSFSLDDVKPTPGWINYLMGVVDQLQKRGYDVPGFDCVVDGDIPVGAGLSSSAAVEGGLVMALNELMGLGLSRIDMALIGQKAEHTFPGVKCGIMDQFANLHGKKNQVILLDCRSLEYQYYPFEFPDYKIVLCNTMVHHSLASSEYNVRRQQCETGVAAIQELYPGVASLRDASLEQLNQVRDKISAEVYQRCQFVIDEIARTQKAGPLLAKGDLAEFGRLMFETHEGLSKDYNVSCPELDLLVELAKVRPEVAGSRMMGGGFGGCTINLVEAGAVDSFVQYIKEHYHHETSKQPEVYVTTIQDGTSVVHQKAEA, from the coding sequence ATGATACAGCAAGTTTCTGAGAAATTCCACTCGTTATTTGGAAAAACGCCGCTCATTGTCAGCTCTCCGGGTCGTATTAACCTGATCGGGGAACATACCGACTATAACAATGGTTTTGTAATGCCGGCCGCTATTGATAAGCGCATTATATATGGAGTACAGCTGAACGGTACGCGTACCTGCACTGCCCACGCGGTGTATGTAGATGAGACTGTAAGCTTCTCCCTGGATGACGTGAAACCTACTCCCGGGTGGATCAATTACCTCATGGGCGTGGTGGACCAGCTGCAGAAACGGGGGTATGATGTACCCGGTTTTGACTGCGTAGTGGATGGCGATATTCCTGTAGGCGCAGGCCTGAGCTCCTCCGCCGCGGTGGAAGGTGGCCTGGTGATGGCGCTCAACGAATTGATGGGCCTGGGACTAAGCCGTATAGATATGGCACTGATAGGGCAGAAGGCGGAACACACCTTCCCCGGGGTGAAATGCGGTATCATGGACCAGTTTGCCAATCTGCACGGTAAAAAGAACCAGGTGATCCTGCTGGATTGCCGCTCCCTGGAATATCAATACTACCCGTTTGAATTTCCGGATTATAAAATTGTGCTGTGCAATACGATGGTGCATCACTCCCTGGCCAGCTCTGAATACAATGTGCGCCGCCAGCAGTGCGAAACCGGTGTGGCGGCTATCCAGGAACTGTACCCGGGTGTGGCTTCCCTGCGCGATGCATCCCTGGAACAGCTGAACCAGGTGCGCGATAAGATCAGTGCCGAGGTATACCAGCGCTGCCAGTTTGTAATAGACGAGATAGCCCGTACCCAGAAAGCCGGCCCGCTGCTGGCCAAGGGGGACCTGGCTGAATTTGGCCGCCTGATGTTTGAAACCCATGAGGGGCTTAGCAAGGATTACAATGTAAGCTGCCCTGAGCTGGACCTGCTGGTGGAACTGGCGAAGGTAAGGCCGGAAGTAGCTGGCTCCCGTATGATGGGCGGCGGCTTTGGCGGCTGTACCATTAACCTGGTGGAAGCCGGGGCGGTGGATAGTTTTGTACAATATATTAAGGAACACTACCACCATGAGACCAGCAAGCAACCGGAGGTATATGTGACCACGATACAGGATGGCACTTCGGTGGTGCACCAGAAAGCGGAGGCGTAA
- a CDS encoding phosphohydrolase, whose translation MMTLERAMEIAVAAHAGQQDRYGAPYIGHVMRVMNMGKTDAEKIVGVLHDVVEDTPWTFERLADEGLEPALIAALKGVTKLSDDEDYDHFVERTLQNRLSCCVKLNDLTDNMDLRRIPEVSEKDISRLNKYLKAYRKISAAMNE comes from the coding sequence ATGATGACACTGGAACGAGCCATGGAAATTGCTGTAGCGGCCCATGCGGGCCAGCAGGACCGGTACGGGGCCCCTTACATCGGCCACGTAATGCGGGTAATGAATATGGGCAAAACAGACGCTGAAAAAATAGTAGGGGTACTGCACGATGTGGTGGAAGATACTCCCTGGACCTTTGAACGCCTGGCGGATGAAGGCCTGGAACCCGCGCTGATAGCCGCTTTAAAAGGCGTCACCAAACTTTCTGACGACGAAGATTACGACCATTTCGTGGAGCGTACCCTGCAGAACCGCCTGTCTTGCTGCGTAAAACTGAATGATCTCACCGATAATATGGACCTGCGCCGTATACCCGAGGTAAGTGAAAAAGACATCAGCCGGCTGAATAAATACCTCAAAGCCTACCGGAAAATTTCCGCCGCCATGAATGAATAA